A window from Dioscorea cayenensis subsp. rotundata cultivar TDr96_F1 chromosome 10, TDr96_F1_v2_PseudoChromosome.rev07_lg8_w22 25.fasta, whole genome shotgun sequence encodes these proteins:
- the LOC120270271 gene encoding uncharacterized protein LOC120270271, with translation MRNFFEINKRNAKKQNNAHTCGRKSFARIRKEIENETGKEPDRLTMWDATHKKKDGSYVNEEFRKKLEAAHDLQVSYTSSSANFEQNEINEMVFQKIYGAEHNGRVRGLGLGPTPSRYFSVISKFTSTSASTTDNNHKAELENVKLELAEMKDKYEKLSSDLADMKELFGGFMAERSLNDRMSKAPAEEVEDVASVD, from the exons ATGAG GAACttctttgaaataaataaaagaaatgcaaaaaaacaaaacaatgcacATACATGTGGTCGTAAAAGTTTTGCACGAATTAGGAAAGAAATA GAAAATGAAACTGGGAAAGAGCCGGATCGTCTTACAATGTGGGATGCAActcataaaaagaaagatggtaGCTATGTAAATGAAGAATTTAGAAAGAAATTG GAAGCAGCACATGATCTCCAAGTTAGTTACACAAGCTCAAGTGCAAATTTTGaacaaaatgaaatcaatgaaatggtATTTCAAAAGATTTATGGAGCTGAACATAATGGTAGGGTGCGTGGTTTGGGATTAGGCCCTACTCCAAGTAGGTATTTTAGTGTCATATCGAAATTCACTAGCACAAGTGCTTCAACTACTGACAACAATCATAAAGCGGAGTTGGAGAATGTTAAATTAGAATTGGCTGAGATGAAGGATAAATATGAGAAGCTAAGCTCAGATTTGGCTGATATGAAGGAGTTATTTGGAGGCTTTATGGCTGAACGAAGTTTAAATGATAGGATGTCTAAAGCACCCGCCGAGGAA GTTGAAGATGTTGCATCTGTTGACTGA